Proteins from a genomic interval of Homo sapiens chromosome 6 genomic scaffold, GRCh38.p14 alternate locus group ALT_REF_LOCI_2 HSCHR6_MHC_COX_CTG1:
- the NCR3 gene encoding natural cytotoxicity triggering receptor 3 isoform X6 has protein sequence MHPMPGESWDVLLQALLSFLFGITGEVFLWVFLLPPGSCALWVSQPPEIRTLEGSSAFLPCSFNASQGRLAIGSVTWFRDEVVPGKEAELHIRDVRGHDASIYVCRVEVLGLGVGTGNGTRLVVEKEHPQLGAGTVLLLRAGFYAVSFLSVAVGSTVYYQGKCLTWKGPRRQLPAVVPAPLPPPCGSSAHLLPPVPGG, from the exons ATGCACCCTATGCCTGGAGAAAGCTGGGATGTTCTACTCCAAGCtctgttgtcttttctctttggAATAACTGGGGAGGTGTTTCTCTGGGTCTTCCTTCTGCCCCCAGGATCCTGTGCTCTCTGGGTGTCCCAGCCCCCTGAGATTCGTACCCTGGAAGGATCCTCTGCCTTCCTGCCCTGCTCCTTCAATGCCAGCCAAGGGAGACTGGCCATTGGCTCCGTCACGTGGTTCCGAGATGAGGTGGTTCCAGGGAAGGAG GCTGAGCTGCACATCCGGGACGTGCGAGGCCATGACGCCAGCATCTACGTGTGCAGAGTGGAGGTGCTGGGCCTTGGTGTCGGGACAGGGAATGGGACTCGGCTGGTGGTGGAGAAAG AACATCCTCAGCTAGGGGCTGGTACAGTCCTCCTCCTTCGGGCTGGATTCTATGCTGTCAGCTTTCTCTCTGTGGCCGTGGGCAGCACCGTCTATTACCAGGGCAAAT GTCTGACCTGGAAAGGTCCAAGAAGGCAGCTGCCGGCTGTGGTCCCAGCGCCCCTCCCACCACCATGTGGGAGCTCAGCACATCTGCTTCCCCcagtcccaggaggctga
- the NCR3 gene encoding natural cytotoxicity triggering receptor 3 isoform X5, with protein sequence MHPMPGESWDVLLQALLSFLFGITGEVFLWVFLLPPGSCALWVSQPPEIRTLEGSSAFLPCSFNASQGRLAIGSVTWFRDEVVPGKEVRNGTPEFRGRLAPLASSRFLHDHQAELHIRDVRGHDASIYVCRVEVLGLGVGTGNGTRLVVEKEHPQLGAGTVLLLRAGFYAVSFLSVAVGSTVYYQGKYAKSTLSGFPQL encoded by the exons ATGCACCCTATGCCTGGAGAAAGCTGGGATGTTCTACTCCAAGCtctgttgtcttttctctttggAATAACTGGGGAGGTGTTTCTCTGGGTCTTCCTTCTGCCCCCAGGATCCTGTGCTCTCTGGGTGTCCCAGCCCCCTGAGATTCGTACCCTGGAAGGATCCTCTGCCTTCCTGCCCTGCTCCTTCAATGCCAGCCAAGGGAGACTGGCCATTGGCTCCGTCACGTGGTTCCGAGATGAGGTGGTTCCAGGGAAGGAGGTGAGGAATGGAACCCCAGAGTTCAGGGGCCGCCTGGCCCCACTTGCTTCTTCCCGTTTCCTCCATGACCACCAGGCTGAGCTGCACATCCGGGACGTGCGAGGCCATGACGCCAGCATCTACGTGTGCAGAGTGGAGGTGCTGGGCCTTGGTGTCGGGACAGGGAATGGGACTCGGCTGGTGGTGGAGAAAG AACATCCTCAGCTAGGGGCTGGTACAGTCCTCCTCCTTCGGGCTGGATTCTATGCTGTCAGCTTTCTCTCTGTGGCCGTGGGCAGCACCGTCTATTACCAGGGCAAAT ATGCCAAATCTACTCTCTCCGGATTCCCCCAACTCTGA
- the LST1 gene encoding leukocyte-specific transcript 1 protein isoform 3 (isoform 3 is encoded by transcript variant 3), with protein sequence MLSRNDVKRLERSWAQGSSEQELHYASLQRLPVPSSEGPDLRGRDKRGTKEDPRADYACIAENKPT encoded by the exons tAAAGAGGCTGGAGAGGAGCTGG GCCCAGGGCTCCTCAGAGCAGGAACTCCACTATGCATCTCTGCAGAGGCTGCCAGTGCCCAGCAGTGAGGGACCTGACCTCAGGGGCAGAGACAAGAGAGGCACCAAGGAGGATCCAAGAGCTGACTATGCCTGCATTGCTGAGAACAAACCCACCTGA
- the NCR3 gene encoding natural cytotoxicity triggering receptor 3 isoform X3: MHPMPGESWDVLLQALLSFLFGITGEVFLWVFLLPPGSCALWVSQPPEIRTLEGSSAFLPCSFNASQGRLAIGSVTWFRDEVVPGKEVRNGTPEFRGRLAPLASSRFLHDHQAELHIRDVRGHDASIYVCRVEVLGLGVGTGNGTRLVVEKEHPQLGAGTVLLLRAGFYAVSFLSVAVGSTVYYQGKCLTWKGPRRQLPAVVPAPLPPPCGSSAHLLPPVPGG; this comes from the exons ATGCACCCTATGCCTGGAGAAAGCTGGGATGTTCTACTCCAAGCtctgttgtcttttctctttggAATAACTGGGGAGGTGTTTCTCTGGGTCTTCCTTCTGCCCCCAGGATCCTGTGCTCTCTGGGTGTCCCAGCCCCCTGAGATTCGTACCCTGGAAGGATCCTCTGCCTTCCTGCCCTGCTCCTTCAATGCCAGCCAAGGGAGACTGGCCATTGGCTCCGTCACGTGGTTCCGAGATGAGGTGGTTCCAGGGAAGGAGGTGAGGAATGGAACCCCAGAGTTCAGGGGCCGCCTGGCCCCACTTGCTTCTTCCCGTTTCCTCCATGACCACCAGGCTGAGCTGCACATCCGGGACGTGCGAGGCCATGACGCCAGCATCTACGTGTGCAGAGTGGAGGTGCTGGGCCTTGGTGTCGGGACAGGGAATGGGACTCGGCTGGTGGTGGAGAAAG AACATCCTCAGCTAGGGGCTGGTACAGTCCTCCTCCTTCGGGCTGGATTCTATGCTGTCAGCTTTCTCTCTGTGGCCGTGGGCAGCACCGTCTATTACCAGGGCAAAT GTCTGACCTGGAAAGGTCCAAGAAGGCAGCTGCCGGCTGTGGTCCCAGCGCCCCTCCCACCACCATGTGGGAGCTCAGCACATCTGCTTCCCCcagtcccaggaggctga
- the NCR3 gene encoding natural cytotoxicity triggering receptor 3 isoform c precursor (isoform c precursor is encoded by transcript variant 3), protein MAWMLLLILIMVHPGSCALWVSQPPEIRTLEGSSAFLPCSFNASQGRLAIGSVTWFRDEVVPGKEVRNGTPEFRGRLAPLASSRFLHDHQAELHIRDVRGHDASIYVCRVEVLGLGVGTGNGTRLVVEKEHPQLGAGTVLLLRAGFYAVSFLSVAVGSTVYYQGKCHCHMGTHCHSSDGPRGVIPEPRCP, encoded by the exons ATGGCCTGGATGCTGTTGCTCATCTTGATCATGGTCCATCCAG GATCCTGTGCTCTCTGGGTGTCCCAGCCCCCTGAGATTCGTACCCTGGAAGGATCCTCTGCCTTCCTGCCCTGCTCCTTCAATGCCAGCCAAGGGAGACTGGCCATTGGCTCCGTCACGTGGTTCCGAGATGAGGTGGTTCCAGGGAAGGAGGTGAGGAATGGAACCCCAGAGTTCAGGGGCCGCCTGGCCCCACTTGCTTCTTCCCGTTTCCTCCATGACCACCAGGCTGAGCTGCACATCCGGGACGTGCGAGGCCATGACGCCAGCATCTACGTGTGCAGAGTGGAGGTGCTGGGCCTTGGTGTCGGGACAGGGAATGGGACTCGGCTGGTGGTGGAGAAAG AACATCCTCAGCTAGGGGCTGGTACAGTCCTCCTCCTTCGGGCTGGATTCTATGCTGTCAGCTTTCTCTCTGTGGCCGTGGGCAGCACCGTCTATTACCAGGGCAAAT GCCACTGTCACATGGGAACACACTGCCACTCCTCAGATGGGCCCCGAGGAGTGATTCCAGAGCCCAGATGTCCCTAG
- the NCR3 gene encoding natural cytotoxicity triggering receptor 3 isoform b precursor (isoform b precursor is encoded by transcript variant 2) has product MAWMLLLILIMVHPGSCALWVSQPPEIRTLEGSSAFLPCSFNASQGRLAIGSVTWFRDEVVPGKEVRNGTPEFRGRLAPLASSRFLHDHQAELHIRDVRGHDASIYVCRVEVLGLGVGTGNGTRLVVEKEHPQLGAGTVLLLRAGFYAVSFLSVAVGSTVYYQGKYAKSTLSGFPQL; this is encoded by the exons ATGGCCTGGATGCTGTTGCTCATCTTGATCATGGTCCATCCAG GATCCTGTGCTCTCTGGGTGTCCCAGCCCCCTGAGATTCGTACCCTGGAAGGATCCTCTGCCTTCCTGCCCTGCTCCTTCAATGCCAGCCAAGGGAGACTGGCCATTGGCTCCGTCACGTGGTTCCGAGATGAGGTGGTTCCAGGGAAGGAGGTGAGGAATGGAACCCCAGAGTTCAGGGGCCGCCTGGCCCCACTTGCTTCTTCCCGTTTCCTCCATGACCACCAGGCTGAGCTGCACATCCGGGACGTGCGAGGCCATGACGCCAGCATCTACGTGTGCAGAGTGGAGGTGCTGGGCCTTGGTGTCGGGACAGGGAATGGGACTCGGCTGGTGGTGGAGAAAG AACATCCTCAGCTAGGGGCTGGTACAGTCCTCCTCCTTCGGGCTGGATTCTATGCTGTCAGCTTTCTCTCTGTGGCCGTGGGCAGCACCGTCTATTACCAGGGCAAAT ATGCCAAATCTACTCTCTCCGGATTCCCCCAACTCTGA
- the LST1 gene encoding leukocyte-specific transcript 1 protein isoform 6 (isoform 6 is encoded by transcript variant 6) produces the protein MLSRNDVKRLERSWHLLSWSQAQGSSEQELHYASLQRLPVPSSEGPDLRGRDKRGTKEDPRADYACIAENKPT, from the exons tAAAGAGGCTGGAGAGGAGCTGG CACCTTCTGTCCTGGTCCCAGGCCCAGGGCTCCTCAGAGCAGGAACTCCACTATGCATCTCTGCAGAGGCTGCCAGTGCCCAGCAGTGAGGGACCTGACCTCAGGGGCAGAGACAAGAGAGGCACCAAGGAGGATCCAAGAGCTGACTATGCCTGCATTGCTGAGAACAAACCCACCTGA
- the NCR3 gene encoding natural cytotoxicity triggering receptor 3 isoform X1, which produces MAWMLLLILIMVHPGSCALWVSQPPEIRTLEGSSAFLPCSFNASQGRLAIGSVTWFRDEVVPGKEVRNGTPEFRGRLAPLASSRFLHDHQAELHIRDVRGHDASIYVCRVEVLGLGVGTGNGTRLVVEKEHPQLGAGTVLLLRAGFYAVSFLSVAVGSTVYYQGKCLTWKGPRRQLPAVVPAPLPPPCGSSAHLLPPVPGG; this is translated from the exons ATGGCCTGGATGCTGTTGCTCATCTTGATCATGGTCCATCCAG GATCCTGTGCTCTCTGGGTGTCCCAGCCCCCTGAGATTCGTACCCTGGAAGGATCCTCTGCCTTCCTGCCCTGCTCCTTCAATGCCAGCCAAGGGAGACTGGCCATTGGCTCCGTCACGTGGTTCCGAGATGAGGTGGTTCCAGGGAAGGAGGTGAGGAATGGAACCCCAGAGTTCAGGGGCCGCCTGGCCCCACTTGCTTCTTCCCGTTTCCTCCATGACCACCAGGCTGAGCTGCACATCCGGGACGTGCGAGGCCATGACGCCAGCATCTACGTGTGCAGAGTGGAGGTGCTGGGCCTTGGTGTCGGGACAGGGAATGGGACTCGGCTGGTGGTGGAGAAAG AACATCCTCAGCTAGGGGCTGGTACAGTCCTCCTCCTTCGGGCTGGATTCTATGCTGTCAGCTTTCTCTCTGTGGCCGTGGGCAGCACCGTCTATTACCAGGGCAAAT GTCTGACCTGGAAAGGTCCAAGAAGGCAGCTGCCGGCTGTGGTCCCAGCGCCCCTCCCACCACCATGTGGGAGCTCAGCACATCTGCTTCCCCcagtcccaggaggctga
- the NCR3 gene encoding natural cytotoxicity triggering receptor 3 isoform X4, translating into MHPMPGESWDVLLQALLSFLFGITGEVFLWVFLLPPGSCALWVSQPPEIRTLEGSSAFLPCSFNASQGRLAIGSVTWFRDEVVPGKEVRNGTPEFRGRLAPLASSRFLHDHQAELHIRDVRGHDASIYVCRVEVLGLGVGTGNGTRLVVEKEHPQLGAGTVLLLRAGFYAVSFLSVAVGSTVYYQGKCHCHMGTHCHSSDGPRGVIPEPRCP; encoded by the exons ATGCACCCTATGCCTGGAGAAAGCTGGGATGTTCTACTCCAAGCtctgttgtcttttctctttggAATAACTGGGGAGGTGTTTCTCTGGGTCTTCCTTCTGCCCCCAGGATCCTGTGCTCTCTGGGTGTCCCAGCCCCCTGAGATTCGTACCCTGGAAGGATCCTCTGCCTTCCTGCCCTGCTCCTTCAATGCCAGCCAAGGGAGACTGGCCATTGGCTCCGTCACGTGGTTCCGAGATGAGGTGGTTCCAGGGAAGGAGGTGAGGAATGGAACCCCAGAGTTCAGGGGCCGCCTGGCCCCACTTGCTTCTTCCCGTTTCCTCCATGACCACCAGGCTGAGCTGCACATCCGGGACGTGCGAGGCCATGACGCCAGCATCTACGTGTGCAGAGTGGAGGTGCTGGGCCTTGGTGTCGGGACAGGGAATGGGACTCGGCTGGTGGTGGAGAAAG AACATCCTCAGCTAGGGGCTGGTACAGTCCTCCTCCTTCGGGCTGGATTCTATGCTGTCAGCTTTCTCTCTGTGGCCGTGGGCAGCACCGTCTATTACCAGGGCAAAT GCCACTGTCACATGGGAACACACTGCCACTCCTCAGATGGGCCCCGAGGAGTGATTCCAGAGCCCAGATGTCCCTAG
- the NCR3 gene encoding natural cytotoxicity triggering receptor 3 isoform X2 has protein sequence MAWMLLLILIMVHPGSCALWVSQPPEIRTLEGSSAFLPCSFNASQGRLAIGSVTWFRDEVVPGKEAELHIRDVRGHDASIYVCRVEVLGLGVGTGNGTRLVVEKEHPQLGAGTVLLLRAGFYAVSFLSVAVGSTVYYQGKCLTWKGPRRQLPAVVPAPLPPPCGSSAHLLPPVPGG, from the exons ATGGCCTGGATGCTGTTGCTCATCTTGATCATGGTCCATCCAG GATCCTGTGCTCTCTGGGTGTCCCAGCCCCCTGAGATTCGTACCCTGGAAGGATCCTCTGCCTTCCTGCCCTGCTCCTTCAATGCCAGCCAAGGGAGACTGGCCATTGGCTCCGTCACGTGGTTCCGAGATGAGGTGGTTCCAGGGAAGGAG GCTGAGCTGCACATCCGGGACGTGCGAGGCCATGACGCCAGCATCTACGTGTGCAGAGTGGAGGTGCTGGGCCTTGGTGTCGGGACAGGGAATGGGACTCGGCTGGTGGTGGAGAAAG AACATCCTCAGCTAGGGGCTGGTACAGTCCTCCTCCTTCGGGCTGGATTCTATGCTGTCAGCTTTCTCTCTGTGGCCGTGGGCAGCACCGTCTATTACCAGGGCAAAT GTCTGACCTGGAAAGGTCCAAGAAGGCAGCTGCCGGCTGTGGTCCCAGCGCCCCTCCCACCACCATGTGGGAGCTCAGCACATCTGCTTCCCCcagtcccaggaggctga